One genomic segment of Deltaproteobacteria bacterium HGW-Deltaproteobacteria-18 includes these proteins:
- a CDS encoding formate dehydrogenase accessory protein FdhE has product MPMIEAVKAQELLAKKIDTCRKRGFLPVELIDLVEQIYTRQLKARNKAQVPAAATIEIADPLQHSQGAPLLERASFPFDKDQSIELFSEFLELAKSVNPALGEAAAAIQAAIADKSLDLDLVMQAHLNGDEGFFSTWTAVTPSAPRILPMLAQAAMTPSLERAAIALEARTDLSQSWEHGHCPLCGSLPIMSDLREKEGFRYNICGFCHAEYHAPRLQCPFCLEKDAEKLEYYEADEEPGIRINACKTCNLYIKLTDFRNLDRRTLPLVDDLESLSLDVAAQEKKYKRPTLSAWGF; this is encoded by the coding sequence ATGCCCATGATCGAAGCTGTAAAAGCCCAGGAATTGCTTGCTAAAAAAATCGACACGTGCAGAAAACGGGGTTTTTTACCCGTGGAACTGATCGATCTGGTTGAACAAATCTACACCCGCCAGCTCAAGGCCCGAAACAAGGCCCAGGTTCCCGCCGCAGCCACGATCGAAATCGCCGATCCGCTACAGCACAGCCAGGGCGCACCTCTGCTCGAGAGAGCCAGCTTTCCCTTTGACAAAGATCAGAGCATCGAACTTTTCAGCGAATTTCTGGAGCTGGCCAAATCGGTCAACCCGGCCCTCGGCGAAGCCGCTGCCGCCATTCAGGCTGCCATCGCGGACAAATCCCTGGACCTGGATCTGGTCATGCAGGCGCATTTGAACGGCGACGAAGGTTTTTTCTCCACCTGGACCGCCGTTACCCCTTCCGCACCGCGCATCCTGCCCATGCTGGCACAGGCCGCCATGACCCCGTCCCTTGAACGCGCCGCCATCGCGCTCGAAGCCCGGACCGACCTTTCGCAGTCCTGGGAACATGGGCACTGCCCCCTTTGTGGCAGCCTGCCGATCATGTCGGATCTACGTGAAAAGGAAGGGTTCAGATACAACATCTGTGGATTCTGCCACGCGGAATATCATGCGCCCAGACTGCAGTGTCCTTTCTGCCTTGAAAAGGACGCAGAAAAGCTGGAATACTACGAGGCTGATGAAGAGCCAGGAATACGCATAAACGCCTGCAAGACCTGTAATCTTTACATCAAGCTCACGGACTTCAGAAACCTGGACCGCAGGACTCTGCCCTTGGTGGATGATCTGGAGTCCCTGAGTCTTGACGTGGCGGCCCAGGAAAAGAAATACAAGCGTCCCACCCTCTCGGCCTGGGGATTTTAA
- a CDS encoding molybdenum cofactor guanylyltransferase codes for MRPSWCKPVNQKYRTRCLPAADRGTGKNMIGLVLAGGKSSRLGQDKTRVVHEGQTLLTRTATLLQRHVDQVYLSCRHAPAVDGPWPVITDETERIGPAGGIITALRKFGAPTFVLACDLPFMEDSIIERLMEAREKRPQDCVLTTWQLKDSGFIENLVAIYEPQALPLLENGVAQGLFKLSRLIPAELRHSVIYTEDERHIFFNVNYPADLEQLQGR; via the coding sequence ATGCGGCCGTCCTGGTGCAAGCCAGTAAACCAAAAATACCGCACCCGCTGCCTTCCGGCTGCGGATCGCGGCACAGGGAAAAACATGATCGGATTGGTGCTTGCCGGAGGAAAATCATCCCGGCTCGGACAGGACAAGACCCGTGTCGTGCACGAAGGGCAGACCCTGCTCACGCGGACAGCCACGCTGCTGCAACGCCATGTTGACCAGGTCTATCTGTCCTGTCGGCATGCCCCCGCCGTGGACGGCCCCTGGCCCGTCATCACCGACGAAACGGAACGCATCGGTCCTGCTGGCGGCATCATCACGGCGCTGCGCAAATTCGGGGCACCGACCTTCGTCCTCGCCTGCGACCTGCCTTTCATGGAGGACAGCATCATCGAAAGGCTCATGGAAGCGCGGGAAAAACGCCCCCAGGATTGCGTGCTGACCACCTGGCAGCTCAAGGATTCGGGGTTCATCGAAAACCTGGTCGCGATCTACGAGCCGCAGGCCCTGCCATTGCTGGAGAACGGCGTGGCCCAGGGACTCTTCAAGCTCAGCCGTCTCATCCCGGCCGAACTGCGCCACTCGGTGATCTACACCGAAGACGAACGGCACATTTTCTTCAACGTCAATTACCCGGCCGATCTTGAGCAGCTGCAGGGCCGCTAG
- a CDS encoding DoxX family protein, with translation MISRMKGLLTHPVLALLLRLYLAGIFIYASLHKINFPAEFGDNIAGYLIVPYWLINPLAVFMPWLELVCGLFLLAGVRVRAASLLIGGMLAMFTVAVLVALIQDTPIGCGCFQSVGEPISWWTVFRDLVWLTMAAHVYFYDRLIHLDRLFMLKPEELGL, from the coding sequence ATGATCTCGCGAATGAAAGGTCTTTTGACCCACCCTGTCCTTGCCTTGCTCCTGCGCCTCTATTTGGCCGGGATTTTCATCTACGCCAGCCTGCACAAGATCAATTTTCCGGCCGAATTCGGGGACAACATCGCAGGCTATCTCATTGTTCCGTACTGGCTGATCAATCCGCTGGCCGTGTTCATGCCCTGGCTTGAGCTGGTCTGCGGACTCTTTCTTCTGGCCGGCGTCAGGGTGCGGGCGGCGAGCCTGCTGATCGGCGGGATGCTGGCCATGTTCACCGTGGCGGTGCTGGTGGCCCTGATTCAGGATACGCCCATCGGTTGCGGCTGCTTCCAGTCCGTGGGCGAGCCCATCTCGTGGTGGACGGTGTTCAGGGATCTGGTCTGGCTGACCATGGCCGCTCATGTGTATTTTTATGACCGGCTGATCCATCTGGACCGCCTCTTCATGCTCAAACCGGAGGAACTCGGGCTGTGA
- a CDS encoding TlpA family protein disulfide reductase: MTVFIRFALCLFLFFAAWPVSAAPPATGDTMPELILPVPFDPAAQEMLGVQGKTTFTLADLGADLVFIEVIGVYCPQCVKQSPGFKTLFNRLNKGKLKGRVAMFGLAAGGTDAEVRQLLGTGQYLFPVLSDPDYALHKVLGEPLTPYTIVCKPDGSVVYDHLGVIQDIDALYQQIKTLLD, from the coding sequence ATGACGGTTTTCATTCGATTTGCTTTATGTCTCTTTCTTTTCTTCGCCGCCTGGCCCGTTTCGGCCGCGCCGCCCGCCACCGGCGACACCATGCCCGAACTGATCCTGCCCGTCCCCTTCGATCCGGCCGCACAGGAAATGCTCGGAGTGCAGGGGAAAACGACCTTCACGCTTGCCGACCTTGGCGCCGATCTCGTTTTCATCGAGGTCATCGGCGTGTACTGTCCGCAGTGCGTCAAGCAGTCGCCGGGCTTCAAGACCCTTTTCAACCGCTTGAACAAGGGCAAGCTCAAGGGGCGGGTGGCCATGTTCGGGCTGGCCGCCGGAGGTACGGACGCCGAAGTCAGGCAACTGCTGGGTACCGGCCAGTACCTGTTTCCGGTCCTGAGCGATCCCGACTACGCGCTGCACAAGGTGCTGGGTGAGCCGCTCACGCCCTACACCATCGTCTGCAAGCCGGACGGGAGCGTGGTTTACGACCACCTTGGCGTGATTCAGGATATTGACGCGTTGTACCAGCAGATAAAGACACTGCTCGACTGA
- a CDS encoding PAS domain-containing sensor histidine kinase, with amino-acid sequence MKPYARISLKNKIFISILAVILLISVTIALLARWILISGLTKELELRGIAVAHSIAERGGGFVLDKNYSELLSLIFEEARLRERQHMINYIYVLDRSEKVLSHTFTVPFPDPLSTANPVLEGNMHSVRLVAVGSQTSYDIAVSMNEGLYRIGTVHVGLSKEHIDKLVAKLRFMFLGFISAVIIIIFYVSHRISRYITSPISRLTNISDELSRGNFDVHLDLGEGLDWAVTNCPAYKDTNMPCWHFDDQGRKSLKSKGKTGQVCATCLFYRKREGDEVIQLADSFMSMVWSIRLYRKRLQESEMKYRSLFDSGPDPIFVVDCNTDRILDANPRAEELYEYSKGELLGVSFMVLGHDQIRECLNSLNEAQTNSGCVYYPKVLHYKKGERPFYVNMHACPISYGGTHAMIVAVTDITEMMEKDAQLVQAAKMKTLGEMSAGIAHEINQPLNAIKMGSEYLNLLIEQNREVTETQIRDMATEISQQVDRATDIINNLRAFGKKSGLVMERVDMNEPIRGVLSIIGRQFSIQRITIRLELGEGLPHIKGHNNRLQQVFFNLLNNARDAIQEKMENEPGMWGDILVRTYTKDGRVFASFSDNGPGIADSVRNKIFEPFFTTKQTGKGMGLGLAITYGIVRDYGGTITIDSQPGQGTTFILSFPSAESHQALEHNASRVDESSAQPNGIEQ; translated from the coding sequence ATGAAACCCTACGCACGCATTTCGCTCAAAAACAAGATCTTCATCTCCATCCTGGCCGTCATTCTCCTCATCAGCGTGACCATCGCGCTCCTGGCCCGCTGGATTCTCATCTCCGGGCTGACCAAGGAGCTGGAACTGCGCGGCATTGCCGTGGCCCATTCCATTGCCGAGCGCGGCGGCGGGTTTGTGCTCGACAAGAACTATTCCGAACTGCTCAGCCTCATTTTCGAGGAAGCCCGCTTGCGGGAACGCCAGCACATGATCAACTACATATATGTGCTCGATCGCAGCGAGAAGGTTCTCTCCCACACGTTCACGGTGCCTTTTCCAGACCCCTTGAGCACCGCCAATCCAGTCCTCGAAGGGAACATGCACAGCGTTCGTCTGGTCGCGGTGGGTTCGCAGACCTCCTATGACATTGCCGTGTCCATGAACGAGGGTCTGTACCGCATCGGAACGGTGCACGTGGGCCTTAGCAAGGAGCATATCGACAAGCTGGTGGCCAAGCTCAGATTCATGTTTCTGGGATTCATCTCGGCGGTCATTATTATCATCTTCTATGTCAGCCATCGCATTTCGCGCTATATCACCAGCCCGATTTCGCGGTTGACGAATATTTCCGATGAGCTCAGCCGGGGGAATTTCGATGTGCATCTGGATCTCGGCGAGGGCCTTGACTGGGCGGTGACCAACTGCCCGGCCTACAAGGACACCAACATGCCCTGCTGGCATTTTGATGATCAGGGGCGCAAATCTTTGAAATCAAAGGGTAAGACAGGCCAAGTCTGTGCGACCTGCCTGTTCTACCGCAAGCGGGAGGGTGACGAGGTCATTCAGTTGGCCGATTCGTTCATGAGCATGGTCTGGTCCATCCGCCTCTACCGCAAGCGCCTGCAGGAATCGGAGATGAAGTATCGCTCCCTCTTCGACTCCGGCCCCGATCCAATTTTTGTCGTGGACTGCAACACGGATCGGATACTCGATGCCAACCCGAGGGCCGAAGAGCTTTATGAATATTCCAAAGGCGAATTGCTGGGCGTGTCCTTCATGGTTCTGGGGCACGATCAGATCCGGGAATGTCTGAATTCTCTCAATGAGGCGCAGACGAACAGTGGCTGCGTCTATTATCCCAAGGTACTGCACTACAAAAAAGGCGAGAGGCCCTTTTACGTCAACATGCACGCCTGTCCCATCAGCTACGGCGGTACCCACGCCATGATCGTGGCCGTGACCGACATAACCGAGATGATGGAGAAGGATGCGCAGCTCGTGCAGGCGGCCAAGATGAAGACCCTGGGTGAAATGAGCGCGGGCATCGCCCATGAAATCAATCAGCCCCTGAACGCCATCAAGATGGGCAGCGAGTATCTCAACCTGCTCATCGAACAGAACCGGGAAGTGACCGAAACCCAGATCCGGGACATGGCCACGGAGATCAGCCAGCAGGTGGACCGGGCCACGGACATCATCAACAACCTGCGCGCCTTCGGCAAGAAATCGGGCCTGGTCATGGAGCGCGTGGACATGAACGAGCCCATCCGCGGGGTACTGTCCATCATCGGCCGCCAGTTCTCCATTCAGCGCATCACCATCCGCCTGGAACTTGGCGAGGGCCTGCCGCACATCAAGGGGCACAACAACCGGCTGCAGCAGGTCTTTTTCAATCTGCTCAACAACGCCCGTGACGCCATCCAGGAAAAGATGGAAAACGAACCCGGCATGTGGGGAGACATCCTGGTGCGTACCTACACCAAGGACGGCCGGGTTTTCGCGTCTTTCTCCGATAACGGCCCAGGCATAGCGGATTCGGTCCGAAACAAGATCTTCGAACCTTTTTTCACCACCAAGCAGACCGGCAAGGGCATGGGGCTCGGCCTGGCCATAACATACGGCATTGTCCGCGATTACGGCGGAACCATTACTATTGACAGTCAACCGGGTCAGGGGACAACATTCATATTGAGTTTCCCGAGCGCCGAGAGTCATCAGGCGCTTGAGCACAACGCAAGCCGAGTCGACGAAAGTTCGGCGCAACCCAACGGGATAGAGCAATGA
- a CDS encoding DDE transposase, with protein MNFQEFENIVKNENSAKKYMLQFCWKNHQRFCPKCRSRKLYALRGGKRRCSRCSYTFHDFSQRFINNGNLNAQQWLRLIKLFELEVSMGRMAEQLGVTYNTAYKAVTTLRMAILAHSLDARLIIRSIEGLDFTKSGKFHLDMSTRSGARMPVFGIVERGTHVFADLIPELDGDSIIHFKMNFHLKTASLGKIIYTDRFKQYAALLVGGSNLSAIYNIRHTDKGLFIDSSKGFWSFSKDWFRRLKGISPRNFPLYIKELEFRYNHRNEDIFPILAEYLCAMVPDFED; from the coding sequence ATGAATTTTCAAGAATTTGAAAACATAGTAAAAAATGAAAATTCAGCAAAAAAATACATGTTGCAATTTTGCTGGAAAAACCATCAGCGTTTTTGCCCCAAATGCCGCAGCCGGAAACTCTACGCGCTTCGAGGAGGAAAGCGACGCTGCTCGCGCTGTTCGTACACATTCCACGACTTCAGCCAGCGCTTCATAAACAACGGCAACCTCAACGCCCAGCAGTGGCTGCGCCTGATCAAGCTCTTTGAACTGGAAGTGTCCATGGGCCGCATGGCGGAACAACTCGGCGTCACATACAACACCGCCTACAAGGCGGTGACCACCCTGCGCATGGCCATACTTGCGCACTCCCTGGATGCACGTCTGATCATCCGTTCCATCGAGGGCCTTGATTTCACGAAATCCGGCAAATTCCATCTGGACATGAGCACCAGAAGCGGAGCGCGCATGCCCGTGTTCGGCATCGTGGAGCGCGGCACGCACGTGTTCGCCGACCTCATTCCCGAACTCGACGGCGACAGCATCATCCATTTCAAGATGAACTTTCACCTGAAGACCGCAAGCCTTGGCAAGATCATCTACACGGACCGTTTCAAGCAGTACGCGGCCCTCCTGGTCGGAGGCAGCAATCTTTCCGCGATCTACAACATCCGACACACCGACAAGGGCCTGTTCATAGACTCATCCAAAGGCTTCTGGTCCTTTTCCAAGGACTGGTTCAGACGTCTCAAGGGCATCTCGCCCAGAAACTTCCCGCTTTACATCAAGGAATTGGAATTCCGCTACAATCACAGAAATGAAGACATCTTTCCCATCCTGGCCGAATATCTCTGCGCCATGGTGCCAGACTTTGAGGATTAA
- the fdnG gene encoding formate dehydrogenase-N subunit alpha: MKLGRREFVKLTAAATAVTAFGGLGFDLAPTKAHAQLLSLRKGKETTSVCCYCSVGCGLIVTTDEKTKRAINIEGDPDHPINEGALCAKGAAIYQLAENPQRITKVQYRAPGSEKWEEKSWDWAITEIAKRVKKVRDESFTAKNAKGEVVNRTEGLASVGSAAMDNEECWIYQAFLRSLGLTYIEHQARIUHSATVAALAESFGRGAMTNHWIDFKNSDCILIMGSNAAENHPICWKWVTRAQEAGATVIHVDPRYTRTSSKSDMYVPLRSGSDIGVLGGMIKYILDNDLTQKEYVLNYTNAPFIVSKDFKFSDGLFSGFDEAGRKYDKKSWEFEMDENGVPKRDMTLKDPRCVYQILKKHYDRYDSKKVSAISGSPEDQLLAFYKAYTATGKADKAGTILYAMGWTQHTVGVQNIRAMSIIQLLLGNMGVAGGGVNALRGESNVQGSTDQALLFHIIPGYMATPRANWVTLDDYNKANTPVSKDPKSVNWWQHKPKYFASLLKSFYKEADLPTAYDWMPKLDAGQNASWLVLFDKMLKGQFKGFFAWGMNPAASGADSNKTREALSKLDWMVNVNIFENETGSFWKGPGVDPKKIKTEVFFLPCAVSVEKEGSITNSGRWMQWRYAGPTPMGESKPDGDIIYELALKIRELYKKEKGAFPDPILGLNVDDWGDGHVFDPHKVAKLINGYFIKDTTIKGADGKETVYKAGSQVPSFVMLQADGSTCSGNWIYTASYTDKGNMSARRDKTQTPEQAKVGLFPSWTWSWPVNRRVIYNRASVDMNGKPWAPQKPVLAWDEAGKKWLIDVVDGGGAPGAKHPFIMQKHGVGQIYGPGLNDGPLPEYYEPLECPVTEHPFSKQLNSPVALMFSEDAHKRTTCDPRFPFVCTSYRVTEHWQTGVLTRWLPWLTEAQPQMFCEMSEELAELKGIKNGEKVILENPRGQLWAIAIVTKRLKPFDVMGNPVHVVGIPWHFGWVWPKDGGDAANLLTPAVGDPNTGIPETKAFMVNVKKA, translated from the coding sequence ATGAAACTGGGAAGAAGAGAATTCGTCAAACTCACGGCCGCAGCTACCGCGGTCACGGCCTTTGGAGGCCTGGGGTTTGACCTGGCACCCACCAAGGCCCACGCACAGCTCCTTAGCTTGCGCAAAGGCAAGGAAACCACCTCGGTCTGCTGTTACTGTTCGGTAGGCTGCGGGCTCATCGTCACCACCGACGAGAAAACCAAACGCGCCATCAACATCGAAGGCGACCCGGATCATCCCATCAATGAAGGCGCTCTTTGCGCCAAAGGCGCGGCCATCTATCAGCTGGCCGAAAACCCCCAGCGCATCACCAAGGTCCAGTACCGCGCACCCGGCAGCGAAAAATGGGAAGAGAAGAGCTGGGATTGGGCCATCACGGAAATCGCCAAGCGCGTGAAAAAAGTCCGTGACGAATCCTTTACCGCGAAGAACGCCAAGGGCGAAGTCGTCAACCGCACCGAAGGGCTGGCCTCCGTAGGCTCGGCAGCCATGGACAACGAGGAATGCTGGATCTACCAGGCCTTCCTGCGCAGTCTGGGGCTGACGTACATAGAGCACCAAGCACGTATTTGACACAGCGCAACTGTTGCGGCTCTGGCAGAGTCGTTCGGACGCGGCGCGATGACCAACCACTGGATCGACTTCAAGAACAGTGATTGCATTTTGATAATGGGCAGCAACGCTGCCGAAAACCACCCTATCTGTTGGAAATGGGTCACCAGGGCGCAGGAAGCAGGCGCGACGGTCATTCACGTCGACCCCCGCTACACCCGCACCTCCTCCAAATCGGACATGTATGTTCCCCTGCGTTCAGGCTCCGACATCGGCGTGCTGGGCGGCATGATCAAGTACATTCTGGACAATGACCTCACCCAGAAGGAATACGTCCTCAACTACACCAACGCTCCCTTCATCGTCTCCAAGGACTTCAAATTCAGCGACGGCCTGTTCTCCGGTTTCGACGAAGCCGGGCGCAAGTACGACAAGAAGTCCTGGGAATTCGAGATGGACGAGAACGGCGTGCCCAAGCGGGACATGACCTTGAAAGACCCCCGCTGCGTGTATCAGATCTTGAAGAAACACTACGACCGTTACGACTCCAAGAAAGTATCCGCCATCTCCGGCTCTCCCGAAGACCAGCTGCTGGCTTTCTACAAGGCCTATACAGCCACGGGCAAAGCCGACAAGGCCGGCACCATCCTTTACGCCATGGGCTGGACCCAGCACACAGTCGGCGTGCAGAACATCCGTGCCATGAGCATCATCCAGCTGCTGCTGGGCAACATGGGCGTGGCCGGCGGCGGCGTGAACGCGCTGCGCGGCGAATCCAACGTCCAGGGATCAACGGACCAGGCCCTGCTCTTCCACATCATCCCCGGCTACATGGCGACCCCTCGCGCCAACTGGGTGACCCTCGACGACTACAACAAGGCCAACACTCCGGTCAGCAAGGACCCCAAGAGCGTCAACTGGTGGCAGCACAAACCCAAGTACTTCGCCAGCCTGCTCAAGTCCTTCTACAAGGAAGCCGACCTGCCCACCGCCTATGACTGGATGCCCAAGCTCGACGCCGGGCAGAACGCCTCCTGGCTGGTGCTCTTCGACAAGATGCTCAAAGGCCAGTTCAAGGGCTTCTTCGCCTGGGGCATGAATCCAGCCGCCAGCGGCGCGGACTCCAACAAGACCCGCGAAGCCCTGTCCAAGCTGGACTGGATGGTCAACGTCAACATCTTCGAGAACGAGACCGGCTCCTTCTGGAAGGGACCGGGCGTCGATCCCAAAAAGATCAAGACCGAAGTCTTCTTCCTGCCCTGCGCGGTCTCCGTCGAGAAGGAAGGCTCCATCACCAACTCCGGCCGCTGGATGCAGTGGCGTTATGCCGGCCCGACCCCCATGGGCGAATCAAAGCCGGACGGCGACATCATCTATGAACTCGCGCTCAAGATCCGCGAACTGTACAAAAAGGAAAAGGGCGCGTTCCCCGATCCGATCCTCGGCCTCAACGTCGACGACTGGGGTGACGGACACGTTTTCGATCCGCACAAGGTGGCCAAGCTCATCAACGGCTACTTCATCAAAGACACCACCATCAAGGGTGCCGATGGGAAGGAAACCGTCTACAAGGCCGGAAGCCAGGTTCCGAGTTTCGTCATGCTTCAGGCAGACGGCTCGACCTGTTCCGGCAACTGGATCTACACCGCCTCCTACACAGACAAGGGCAACATGTCCGCCCGCCGCGACAAGACCCAGACCCCGGAGCAGGCAAAAGTCGGCCTCTTCCCCAGCTGGACCTGGTCCTGGCCGGTCAACCGCCGAGTCATCTACAACCGGGCTTCCGTCGATATGAACGGCAAACCCTGGGCGCCGCAGAAACCTGTCCTGGCATGGGATGAAGCAGGCAAGAAATGGCTCATCGACGTTGTCGACGGCGGTGGTGCCCCCGGCGCCAAGCACCCCTTCATCATGCAGAAGCATGGCGTGGGACAGATCTACGGCCCGGGCCTGAACGACGGTCCGCTGCCCGAATACTATGAACCTCTGGAATGCCCGGTCACCGAGCATCCCTTCTCCAAGCAGCTCAACAGCCCGGTGGCGCTCATGTTCTCCGAGGACGCCCACAAGCGCACGACCTGCGACCCGCGCTTCCCGTTCGTGTGCACGTCCTACCGCGTCACGGAACACTGGCAGACGGGTGTACTGACCCGCTGGCTGCCCTGGCTCACGGAAGCGCAACCGCAGATGTTCTGCGAAATGAGCGAGGAACTGGCGGAACTCAAGGGGATCAAGAACGGCGAAAAGGTCATTCTGGAGAATCCGCGCGGACAGCTCTGGGCCATCGCCATCGTCACCAAGCGCTTGAAGCCTTTTGACGTCATGGGCAACCCTGTCCATGTCGTGGGCATTCCCTGGCACTTCGGTTGGGTTTGGCCCAAGGATGGTGGGGATGCAGCCAACCTGCTGACTCCTGCTGTCGGCGATCCGAACACCGGCATCCCGGAAACCAAGGCCTTCATGGTCAACGTGAAGAAAGCGTAA
- a CDS encoding formate dehydrogenase: MSGKSFFVDLTKCTACRGCQIACKQWNKLPAEQTRNHGSHQNPMDVSAITYKTVHMKEVGDDKGFMAAWLFFPEQCRHCTEPPCKMTADAYDDQAILQDEVTGAITFTEKTKDLPDFNEIREACPYNIPRQDAATKVMTKCTMCLDRVQNGLVPACVQSCPTGTMNFGDRDEMLALAEKRLAEVQKKYPEAVLGDADSTRVIYLYQMPPQKYHDFAVAAATTPGIMNRKAMFAKLFGSTSRSKA, from the coding sequence ATGTCAGGAAAATCATTCTTCGTCGATCTGACCAAATGTACGGCCTGCCGCGGTTGTCAGATCGCATGCAAGCAGTGGAACAAACTCCCGGCCGAGCAGACCAGAAACCATGGGTCGCATCAGAACCCCATGGATGTTTCGGCCATCACCTATAAAACCGTGCACATGAAGGAAGTTGGCGACGACAAGGGCTTCATGGCCGCCTGGCTCTTCTTTCCCGAGCAGTGCCGCCATTGTACCGAGCCCCCCTGCAAGATGACCGCCGACGCCTATGATGATCAGGCCATCCTGCAGGACGAAGTCACCGGCGCCATTACCTTCACGGAAAAAACCAAGGATTTGCCGGATTTCAATGAAATCCGCGAAGCCTGCCCCTACAACATCCCGCGTCAGGATGCTGCCACCAAGGTCATGACCAAATGCACCATGTGTCTGGACAGGGTCCAGAACGGTCTGGTTCCCGCCTGTGTGCAGTCATGCCCGACAGGGACAATGAACTTTGGGGATCGGGACGAGATGTTGGCTCTGGCTGAAAAACGTCTGGCCGAGGTGCAGAAGAAATACCCCGAAGCGGTGTTGGGCGACGCCGATTCGACCAGGGTCATCTACCTCTACCAGATGCCGCCGCAGAAGTATCACGACTTCGCAGTGGCCGCAGCCACCACGCCTGGGATCATGAACCGCAAGGCCATGTTCGCCAAGCTCTTCGGCTCGACTTCCAGAAGCAAGGCCTAG
- the map gene encoding type I methionyl aminopeptidase → MLFRNSKLRLNRRSLSASVAEEYWKRYRIKLKDKAAVDGIAKAGELVVRTLDMIGGHIAPGITTDALNTLVHDFTLEHGAVPAPLGYRGFPKSTCVSVNDEICHGIPGPRELREGDIVNVDVTSIRNGWFADANRTFFVGEVSAEAARLVEVTAQCLARGIAAVRPGATLGDVGYAIQSHAESSGYSVVRELVGHGVGHAFHEQPQVNHTGRPGLGIVLVPGMVFTIEPMINQGGLAINRLDDDWTVVTADGSLSAQFEQTVLVTEKGVRSLTPYPL, encoded by the coding sequence ATGCTTTTTCGCAATTCGAAATTACGCCTGAACCGCCGCAGCCTGAGCGCTTCCGTGGCGGAAGAATATTGGAAACGGTATCGCATCAAGCTGAAGGACAAGGCCGCCGTGGACGGAATCGCCAAGGCCGGTGAGCTCGTGGTGCGCACCTTGGACATGATTGGGGGCCATATCGCCCCCGGAATCACGACGGACGCCCTCAATACCCTGGTCCACGACTTCACGCTGGAGCATGGGGCCGTGCCCGCTCCCCTGGGCTACAGGGGGTTTCCCAAGAGTACGTGCGTATCGGTCAACGACGAGATCTGCCACGGCATTCCGGGCCCGCGTGAGCTGCGCGAGGGAGATATCGTCAATGTCGATGTGACCAGCATCAGGAATGGCTGGTTTGCCGACGCCAACCGTACTTTTTTCGTCGGCGAGGTCTCCGCCGAGGCCGCAAGGCTTGTGGAGGTGACGGCCCAGTGCCTGGCCCGGGGCATCGCCGCCGTGCGTCCAGGGGCGACGCTTGGGGATGTGGGCTACGCCATTCAGAGCCATGCGGAAAGCTCGGGGTATTCCGTGGTGCGCGAGCTGGTCGGGCACGGAGTGGGGCATGCCTTTCACGAGCAGCCGCAAGTCAACCACACCGGGCGTCCCGGTCTTGGCATCGTGCTTGTGCCGGGCATGGTCTTCACCATCGAGCCCATGATCAACCAGGGCGGTCTGGCCATAAACCGGCTCGATGACGACTGGACCGTGGTCACGGCCGACGGGTCCCTTTCGGCCCAGTTTGAGCAGACCGTGCTGGTCACCGAGAAAGGAGTACGCAGTTTGACGCCGTATCCGCTCTGA